One window of Populus nigra chromosome 5, ddPopNigr1.1, whole genome shotgun sequence genomic DNA carries:
- the LOC133693342 gene encoding uncharacterized protein LOC133693342, with translation MGMPFLLSRLVLIIFVAHFAASKAAATRPGFIYTRTRGRCTPQFWSSRRESWPRMVPQRATVSKVFGSGVFERYGLDVTLLESTTRNDDENAFAGLLKQASAALLNSYAREGFPYSAWEVKTLLIQALVSKEAAATQAKQFSVANEACN, from the exons ATGGGTATGCCTTTTCTACTGAGTCGACTCGTTCTCATCATCTTTGTTGCTCACTTTGCAGCTTCAAAAGCAGCAGCCACAAGACCTGGTTTTATCTACACAAGAACCAGAGGAAGATGCACTCCCCA GTTCTGGAGCAGCAGGAGAGAGTCATGGCCAAGGATGGTGCCGCAGAGAGCAACAGTATCAAAGGTGTTTGGATCAGGAGTATTTGAGCGGTACGGATTGGATGTGACCTTGCTGGAATCAACGACTAGGAACGACGATGAGAACGCATTTGCTGGGTTGTTGAAGCAGGCGAGTGCAGCCCTTCTGAACTCATATGCTAGAGAGGGGTTTCCATACTCTGCTTGGGAAGTGAAGACTCTGCTGATACAGGCATTGGTCTCCAAGGAGGCTGCAGCCACTCAAGCCAAGCAGTTCTCTGTTGCCAACGAAGcttgtaattaa